In Nocardia asteroides, the following proteins share a genomic window:
- a CDS encoding serine/threonine-protein kinase — MKPLGPHDPGQLGRNRLLAVIGNGGMGQVLLGQGPDGRLVAVKQIGRQFTGSPEFRARFRREVLASQQVTGAYTAGVVDHDAEAETPWLASEYIPGPSLQEMVGEYGRLTVSGLKLLATGLAMALLEIHRTGLVHRDLKPSNILLTNDGPRVIDFGIARALEDDVTLTATGAVLGSPAYMSPEQAECRTLTAASDVFAVGAVLAMAATGASPFDAASTPQVLYNVLYTSPDTAAIPQPVRALVDACLSKDPAQRPTPEQLLDAASRIEAEPVWPVRIRRRIGEYQAEAASWADGTARVEPAPVEQPKRAWSRIAAAAAVVSALVLGATALWGIGVEGNAVAMDDPPLALTVDESRRLDLCELMKPAVLGELGTATGEIVPNGVHSCSLTYRDQSGRKIQFTLENGSPVDQIKGRTPMGSTISWMPVLGRNKEARSCDRSVVAQSGLPMALTFSSSSLESGDTCPAVERGLVAVVRRLTVNPPLRELPEDSVLRLDPCVLLDSADIGSVTGDPARSRTVHGCVADGRDGYVALDLDDRLRPDHVVGGKVKPTRTIAGRTVSVQTETVNYCELAYLVRPSRDDQAEQVRIMYSAYKPGPLSPCDAAATLFAPVLTKLPTS, encoded by the coding sequence ATGAAACCGCTGGGTCCACACGATCCCGGCCAACTGGGCCGCAACCGGCTGCTGGCGGTGATCGGCAACGGCGGCATGGGCCAGGTGCTGCTGGGGCAGGGCCCCGACGGCCGGCTGGTCGCCGTGAAGCAGATCGGCAGGCAGTTCACCGGTAGTCCCGAGTTCCGGGCGAGGTTCCGCCGGGAGGTGCTCGCTTCCCAGCAGGTCACCGGCGCCTACACGGCCGGGGTCGTCGACCACGACGCCGAGGCCGAAACACCCTGGTTGGCCTCGGAATACATCCCGGGTCCCTCGTTGCAGGAGATGGTCGGCGAATACGGCCGCCTGACGGTGAGCGGGCTGAAGCTGCTGGCGACCGGGCTGGCGATGGCGCTGCTCGAGATCCACCGCACCGGCCTGGTGCACCGCGACCTCAAGCCGAGCAACATCCTGCTGACCAACGACGGCCCCCGGGTGATCGACTTCGGCATCGCCAGGGCACTCGAGGACGACGTCACCCTCACCGCCACCGGCGCGGTGCTCGGCTCGCCCGCCTACATGTCGCCGGAGCAGGCCGAATGCCGCACGCTCACCGCGGCTTCCGATGTGTTCGCCGTGGGTGCCGTGCTGGCGATGGCCGCCACCGGCGCCAGCCCGTTCGACGCCGCGTCGACGCCGCAGGTGCTCTACAACGTGCTCTACACCTCGCCGGACACCGCCGCCATTCCGCAGCCGGTGCGCGCGCTGGTCGACGCGTGTCTGTCGAAGGACCCGGCGCAGCGCCCCACGCCGGAGCAGCTGCTCGACGCGGCGAGCCGGATCGAGGCCGAGCCCGTCTGGCCGGTCCGGATCCGCAGACGGATCGGGGAGTACCAGGCCGAGGCGGCGAGCTGGGCCGACGGCACGGCCAGGGTCGAGCCGGCGCCCGTCGAACAGCCGAAGCGAGCCTGGTCGCGCATCGCCGCGGCAGCCGCCGTGGTCTCGGCGCTGGTGCTCGGCGCCACCGCCCTCTGGGGCATCGGCGTGGAGGGCAACGCGGTGGCGATGGACGACCCGCCGCTCGCGCTGACCGTCGACGAGAGCCGCAGGCTCGATCTCTGCGAGCTGATGAAGCCCGCGGTGCTCGGTGAACTCGGCACGGCGACAGGCGAAATCGTGCCCAACGGCGTGCACTCGTGCAGCCTCACCTACCGCGATCAGTCCGGGCGCAAGATTCAGTTCACCCTCGAGAACGGCTCTCCGGTCGACCAGATCAAGGGCAGGACCCCGATGGGCAGCACCATCAGCTGGATGCCGGTGCTGGGCCGGAACAAGGAAGCCCGCAGTTGTGACCGCTCGGTCGTGGCGCAGAGTGGGCTGCCGATGGCGCTGACCTTCAGCTCGTCGAGCTTGGAGAGCGGTGACACCTGTCCGGCGGTCGAACGCGGACTCGTCGCGGTGGTGCGCCGGCTCACGGTCAACCCGCCGCTGCGTGAGCTTCCCGAGGACTCGGTGCTGCGGCTCGATCCCTGCGTGCTGCTGGATTCCGCCGACATCGGCTCGGTGACCGGTGACCCGGCCCGCAGCCGGACGGTGCACGGCTGCGTGGCGGACGGGCGGGACGGGTATGTCGCGCTCGACCTCGACGATCGCCTGCGGCCCGACCACGTGGTCGGCGGCAAGGTCAAGCCCACCAGGACGATCGCGGGGCGCACGGTGAGCGTCCAGACGGAGACCGTCAACTACTGCGAGCTGGCCTACCTGGTCAGGCCCAGCCGGGACGACCAGGCGGAGCAAGTGCGCATCATGTACTCGGCGTACAAGCCGGGACCGTTGAGCCCGTGCGATGCCGCGGCCACCCTGTTCGCACCCGTTCTCACGAAGTTGCCCACCTCATGA
- a CDS encoding MFS transporter codes for MAFLTREPVGVRGVAIRAVLFRGTRDLLPIYALYGVLFADYGLSTAQISLLLALWSVTAFVLEVPSGAWADTVSRRALLVLSCLLQATCFALWMLVPSFLGFALGFVIWGVASSLESGTFEALIYDDLVARGEPSAYASIMGWARGAAETTVLVAILVAAPLFALGGYPLVGWVSVAIALLHTLTAVALPSPPVAISATAVDDLDDEPPPPGPHRVPAATPGYPRPPVPTEPDRPDGADPRPDGVVTSADSAQAGGLVDNGVASVSSVPKTGVRSAAPTGPARYLAMLRTGTAEAFRVRQVRRGVLLGALLYGVTAFDEYFGLLAVSGGSSTSMSALLVGVTVVGSLAGSLLAGRTEMVSARRLAVALFAAGLLFITGSLAVGAALTVGPVLLWAGFIGIGIAYGVDFAIEVVAGARLQAAIAGPARATVLSFSGLLSEIVALLVFGFVAAATQWLTMSATIALLGTVLLVTALLTPSWLPPRVED; via the coding sequence GTGGCCTTCTTGACCCGTGAGCCGGTCGGGGTGCGCGGTGTCGCGATTCGCGCGGTCCTGTTCCGGGGCACGCGTGACCTGCTGCCGATCTACGCCCTCTACGGCGTGCTCTTCGCCGACTACGGCCTGAGCACCGCGCAGATCTCGCTGCTGCTCGCCCTGTGGTCGGTGACCGCGTTCGTCCTCGAGGTGCCGTCGGGCGCCTGGGCCGACACGGTGTCGCGCCGCGCGCTGCTGGTGCTGAGCTGCCTGCTGCAGGCGACCTGCTTCGCGCTGTGGATGCTGGTCCCCTCGTTTCTCGGGTTCGCGCTGGGATTCGTGATCTGGGGTGTCGCGTCGTCGCTGGAATCGGGCACCTTCGAGGCGCTGATCTACGACGACCTGGTGGCCCGCGGCGAACCCTCGGCCTATGCCTCGATCATGGGCTGGGCGCGCGGCGCCGCCGAAACCACGGTGCTGGTGGCGATTCTGGTGGCCGCGCCCCTCTTCGCCCTCGGCGGCTATCCCCTCGTCGGCTGGGTCAGCGTGGCCATCGCCCTGCTGCACACCCTGACCGCGGTGGCGCTCCCGAGCCCGCCGGTCGCCATCTCCGCCACCGCCGTCGACGACCTCGACGACGAACCCCCACCGCCGGGCCCGCACCGCGTTCCCGCTGCTACGCCCGGTTACCCCCGCCCGCCGGTTCCCACCGAGCCGGACCGGCCCGATGGCGCGGATCCGCGTCCGGATGGCGTGGTGACCAGCGCGGATAGCGCCCAGGCGGGCGGACTCGTCGACAACGGGGTCGCGTCGGTCAGCTCCGTCCCGAAGACCGGGGTCCGGTCGGCGGCGCCCACCGGTCCGGCGCGCTATCTCGCGATGCTGCGTACCGGTACCGCCGAGGCGTTCCGCGTCCGGCAGGTGCGGCGCGGCGTGCTGCTCGGTGCTCTGCTGTACGGCGTGACCGCGTTCGACGAGTACTTCGGTCTGCTCGCCGTCTCCGGCGGCTCGTCGACCAGCATGTCCGCGCTGCTGGTCGGGGTGACGGTGGTGGGGTCGCTCGCCGGTTCATTGCTGGCCGGCCGCACCGAGATGGTGTCCGCGCGCCGGCTGGCCGTCGCGCTGTTCGCCGCCGGGCTGCTCTTCATCACGGGGTCGCTGGCGGTGGGCGCCGCGCTCACGGTGGGGCCGGTGCTGCTGTGGGCGGGGTTCATCGGGATCGGTATCGCCTACGGTGTGGATTTCGCCATCGAGGTGGTGGCCGGGGCGCGGTTGCAGGCGGCCATCGCGGGCCCGGCGCGCGCCACGGTGCTGTCGTTCTCCGGGCTGCTCTCCGAGATCGTGGCGCTGCTGGTGTTCGGCTTCGTCGCCGCGGCCACCCAGTGGCTGACGATGTCGGCGACGATCGCGCTGCTCGGCACGGTGCTGCTGGTGACCGCCCTGCTCACGCCGAGCTGGCTGCCGCCGCGCGTCGAGGACTAG
- a CDS encoding serine/threonine-protein kinase, whose translation MIEPLAPSEQSMIGRYRIRAVLGAGGMGRVLLATGPDGRFLAVKQIHAHLLDDREFRARFEREVAISARVSGAFTAAVVDFDISAESPWLASVFIAGVPLDRAVRDNGPLPVPALRTLASGLASALHSIHATGLVHRDLKPANVILAADGPRVIDFGIAQAVGAGQLTEVGAVVGSPAYMSPEQAMSEPITSASDVFSLGSLLCMAATGQSPFAATSAPYTLFNIVHSEPQLDQVPAPLRELIAGCLRKDPHARPTPAQILDYLGALPVQARPWPAPIHTEIAEQTRDLVALTSDPEATQMLPAHLAIPQAPAPAPPPRKRRTALRLGLAAAGAAVLVAGLTAVALRDGGSPAPAAAPTATLPSIDQLRGVDTCAWLRQALGPTLPAAAAVKASTEVSSWRWQATPSWGCDGTSGAARVAVEIGAATDGFEPGARVVNGYALARRGEDCAYAVEGGAQGQRWGITVDAFTRDDCGLADHVVDRLTTTLAERPADPAAQTSLTSVDPCALVDSSAFASLGTGVAKSAHTCEWPGATSVRITLSQQRQRQTSAVQETVDIGDGVQVDKTDEFSTTASECRRTYRYRKVGQTFVEVVEVVVGDQRQRTAQLCEIADPLVKQAVSRLPAL comes from the coding sequence GTGATCGAGCCGTTGGCGCCGAGCGAACAGTCGATGATCGGCCGGTACCGGATCCGCGCTGTGCTCGGAGCGGGCGGCATGGGGCGGGTACTGCTGGCCACGGGCCCGGACGGTCGATTCCTGGCGGTCAAGCAGATTCACGCCCACCTGCTCGACGACCGTGAGTTCCGCGCTCGCTTCGAACGCGAGGTCGCCATCTCCGCTCGCGTCTCCGGCGCCTTCACCGCGGCGGTCGTCGACTTCGACATCAGCGCCGAATCCCCGTGGCTGGCCTCGGTCTTCATCGCCGGAGTCCCGCTGGACCGCGCGGTCCGCGACAACGGCCCGCTGCCCGTCCCGGCGTTGCGCACCCTCGCCTCCGGCCTGGCCTCGGCCCTGCACTCCATCCACGCCACCGGCCTCGTCCACCGTGATCTCAAGCCCGCCAACGTGATCCTCGCCGCCGACGGGCCACGGGTGATCGACTTCGGCATCGCCCAGGCGGTGGGGGCCGGCCAGCTCACCGAGGTCGGCGCTGTGGTCGGCTCGCCCGCGTACATGTCGCCGGAGCAGGCCATGAGCGAGCCGATCACCTCGGCCAGCGACGTGTTCTCGCTCGGTTCGCTGCTGTGCATGGCCGCCACCGGCCAGAGCCCCTTCGCCGCGACCTCCGCCCCGTACACCCTGTTCAACATCGTCCACAGCGAGCCCCAGCTCGACCAGGTCCCCGCGCCGCTGCGCGAACTGATCGCCGGTTGCCTGCGCAAGGACCCGCACGCCAGGCCGACCCCCGCGCAGATCCTGGACTACCTCGGGGCCCTGCCGGTGCAGGCGCGACCGTGGCCCGCGCCGATCCACACCGAGATCGCCGAACAGACTCGCGATCTGGTCGCCCTGACTTCCGATCCCGAAGCGACACAGATGCTTCCGGCGCACCTGGCGATCCCGCAGGCGCCCGCCCCCGCGCCGCCGCCACGGAAGCGCCGGACCGCGCTACGACTGGGCCTCGCCGCGGCGGGCGCGGCGGTGCTCGTCGCCGGGCTCACCGCGGTCGCGCTGCGCGACGGCGGATCGCCCGCTCCGGCCGCCGCGCCGACGGCGACGCTGCCGAGCATCGACCAGCTCCGCGGCGTCGACACCTGCGCGTGGCTGCGGCAAGCCCTCGGTCCGACTCTGCCGGCTGCGGCCGCCGTCAAGGCGTCGACGGAGGTGTCGTCCTGGCGCTGGCAGGCGACGCCGAGCTGGGGCTGCGACGGTACGTCCGGAGCGGCCCGCGTCGCGGTGGAGATCGGCGCCGCGACAGACGGATTCGAGCCTGGCGCGCGCGTGGTGAACGGTTACGCGCTGGCCCGCCGCGGCGAGGACTGCGCGTACGCGGTCGAAGGCGGCGCGCAGGGGCAGCGCTGGGGAATCACGGTCGACGCCTTCACCCGGGACGACTGCGGCCTCGCCGACCACGTCGTCGACCGACTGACCACCACACTGGCCGAACGACCCGCCGACCCCGCCGCCCAGACCTCGCTGACCTCGGTCGATCCCTGTGCGCTGGTGGACAGTTCGGCGTTCGCGAGCCTCGGCACCGGTGTCGCGAAATCGGCGCACACCTGCGAATGGCCCGGCGCGACCAGCGTGCGGATCACCCTGTCCCAGCAGCGGCAGCGCCAGACCTCGGCCGTGCAGGAGACCGTCGACATCGGCGACGGCGTCCAGGTCGACAAGACCGACGAGTTCTCCACCACCGCGTCCGAATGCCGCCGCACCTACCGCTACCGCAAGGTGGGGCAGACCTTCGTCGAGGTCGTCGAGGTAGTGGTCGGTGACCAGCGCCAGCGCACCGCGCAACTGTGTGAGATCGCCGACCCGCTGGTGAAGCAGGCGGTCAGCCGGTTGCCCGCGCTGTAG
- a CDS encoding DMT family transporter: MVGRNGLGLFFGFCIGAGVAVQGRINGALGAELGDGVAAATISFGTGLLALLIAVVLSPGLRAGLAQVRTAVSAGELRPWQLLGGLCGAFFVASQGLTIAAIGVTAFTVAVVAGQLLSSLVVDRLGLAPAGRTPITPWRVVGAILGIGGVLLGAGGHSAPATAVTGVPDIPLLLIAIPALAGIGLAWQQAVNGRVGEVGGPFSATLVNFAVGLAALCLFDLVTLLTSGLPERFPTAPWLYLGGLIGVAFIALAAYTVGLIGVLLLGLTSVAGQLVASLILDAIDGRLSTAAVLSCVVVLVAVVVAGRASAPADR, encoded by the coding sequence GTGGTCGGGCGCAACGGACTCGGATTGTTCTTCGGATTCTGCATCGGCGCTGGTGTCGCCGTGCAGGGCCGGATCAACGGCGCACTGGGCGCCGAGCTGGGCGACGGCGTCGCGGCCGCCACCATCAGCTTCGGGACCGGTCTGCTCGCCCTGCTGATCGCCGTGGTGCTCAGTCCCGGCCTGCGCGCGGGTCTGGCGCAGGTGCGGACCGCCGTGTCCGCCGGGGAGTTACGGCCGTGGCAGCTGCTCGGCGGCCTGTGCGGTGCGTTCTTCGTCGCGAGTCAGGGACTCACGATCGCCGCCATCGGTGTCACCGCGTTCACCGTCGCGGTGGTCGCGGGCCAGCTGCTCAGCAGTCTGGTCGTCGACCGGCTCGGCCTCGCCCCCGCCGGGCGCACCCCGATCACCCCGTGGCGGGTGGTCGGCGCGATCCTCGGCATCGGCGGTGTCCTGCTCGGGGCGGGCGGCCATTCCGCCCCAGCGACCGCGGTGACCGGCGTCCCCGACATCCCGTTGCTGCTCATCGCCATACCCGCGCTCGCGGGCATCGGACTGGCCTGGCAGCAGGCCGTGAACGGCCGGGTCGGCGAGGTGGGCGGCCCGTTCTCGGCGACCCTGGTGAACTTCGCCGTCGGCCTGGCGGCGCTGTGCCTGTTCGATCTGGTCACCCTGCTCACATCCGGTCTGCCGGAGCGGTTCCCCACCGCGCCCTGGCTGTATCTCGGCGGCCTGATCGGGGTGGCCTTCATCGCCCTGGCCGCCTACACCGTCGGCCTGATCGGCGTCCTCCTGCTCGGCCTGACCTCCGTCGCGGGCCAGCTCGTCGCCTCGCTGATCCTCGACGCCATCGACGGAAGACTCTCCACCGCGGCCGTTCTCAGCTGCGTCGTCGTCCTCGTCGCCGTAGTCGTGGCAGGCCGCGCCTCGGCCCCCGCCGACCGCTGA
- a CDS encoding ArsR/SmtB family transcription factor, whose product MKADFFKTLGHPVRIRVLELLSIRPHVVAELLPEVGVEAATLSQQLSVLRRAGLVTARRDGQSVTYALTSPEVAELLAVARGILTGVVAVQVEALAPAVR is encoded by the coding sequence ATGAAGGCCGACTTCTTCAAAACCCTCGGGCACCCCGTGCGGATCCGCGTGCTGGAGCTGCTGAGCATCCGGCCGCACGTCGTCGCGGAGCTCCTGCCCGAGGTCGGCGTCGAGGCGGCGACCCTGTCCCAGCAGCTGTCGGTGCTGCGGCGGGCCGGGTTGGTCACCGCGCGCCGGGACGGGCAGTCGGTCACCTACGCGCTCACCTCACCGGAGGTCGCCGAGCTGCTCGCGGTGGCCCGCGGCATTCTCACCGGGGTGGTCGCGGTGCAGGTGGAAGCGCTCGCCCCTGCCGTCCGGTGA
- a CDS encoding DUF7373 family lipoprotein, whose amino-acid sequence MRYRSRCLAALLSLTLLTAACGDEPSELDHGGYALEPVPGDFDDAPSRVRGSLVESVRIGERLVFADKIDPDLVEGDGGGVVVGARGVDELLSGVQKTALQPFDVLAGFGAIGSNGRPDDEQQHKLLSITILSLPDAEQAGAAAQAMAAADFGANTENAPLPLPDYPAALSHWRPGVPTAGSWLVWKNLVIRLYAKVVDPRPEVLADLLTRTYRAQLAELDTFVPTPAAELASLKLDSEHLLTRVVKTGEYWPDRWDFLVYGPRTYALLLDKPSARLREFEQSKVDAVAVSYNKFLHRAGDEQAGRTYAEAEERLLLSQDFTPMTAVSEPAGVSCYRASRPNTEVSAARRFACLVRHDQFVVRVYSNQETDVRQLAVAQYALLSGSR is encoded by the coding sequence GTGCGTTACCGGTCGCGTTGTCTCGCGGCGTTGCTGTCGCTCACGCTGCTCACCGCGGCGTGCGGTGACGAACCGTCCGAGCTCGATCACGGTGGCTATGCCCTGGAACCGGTCCCCGGCGACTTCGACGACGCGCCGAGCCGCGTGCGCGGGTCGCTGGTGGAATCGGTGCGCATCGGGGAGCGGCTGGTGTTCGCCGACAAGATCGATCCGGACCTGGTGGAGGGTGACGGCGGCGGTGTGGTCGTCGGAGCCCGCGGCGTCGACGAGCTGCTCTCGGGCGTGCAGAAGACGGCACTGCAGCCCTTCGACGTCCTGGCCGGTTTCGGGGCGATCGGCAGCAACGGCCGACCCGACGACGAACAGCAGCACAAGCTGCTCTCGATCACGATCCTGTCGCTGCCCGACGCCGAGCAGGCCGGTGCGGCGGCGCAGGCGATGGCGGCCGCCGACTTCGGCGCCAACACCGAGAACGCGCCGCTGCCACTGCCCGACTACCCCGCCGCGCTCAGTCATTGGCGTCCCGGTGTGCCGACGGCTGGTAGCTGGCTGGTGTGGAAGAACCTGGTGATCCGCCTGTACGCGAAGGTTGTCGACCCGCGTCCGGAAGTGCTGGCCGATCTGCTCACCCGCACCTACCGGGCCCAGCTGGCCGAGCTCGACACCTTCGTCCCCACCCCGGCCGCCGAGCTGGCGTCGCTGAAACTCGACAGCGAGCACCTGCTCACCCGGGTCGTGAAGACCGGTGAATACTGGCCGGACCGCTGGGATTTCCTCGTCTACGGTCCGCGCACCTACGCGTTGCTGCTGGACAAGCCGTCGGCTCGGCTGCGGGAATTCGAACAGAGCAAGGTCGACGCGGTCGCGGTGTCGTACAACAAGTTCCTGCACCGCGCGGGCGACGAGCAGGCCGGGCGGACCTACGCCGAGGCCGAGGAAAGGCTGCTGCTGTCGCAGGATTTCACGCCGATGACCGCGGTGTCGGAGCCCGCCGGTGTGTCGTGTTATCGCGCGTCGCGGCCGAATACCGAGGTGAGCGCGGCGCGCCGGTTCGCGTGTCTGGTGCGGCACGACCAGTTCGTGGTGCGCGTGTACAGCAATCAGGAAACCGATGTCCGGCAACTCGCGGTCGCGCAGTACGCGTTGCTGAGCGGATCCCGGTGA
- a CDS encoding protein kinase domain-containing protein: MTIHPRGPGEPDTIGRYRVIGALDSEAGFRSLLAAGPDDSLVVVRQAEAELLDEPEFRIRMRHSAVAAMRVSGATNTTVIDVDADADKPWLASVFVPGVRLDRAVAEHGPLPVPAVRALAAALASALRTVHAAGLVHQRLRADSVLLARDSGRLGEIGITPISGPPTTGSMTALGTPDFLAPEQALGLAITPAADMFALGSVLAFAASGSAPFTAPSVPYILFNIAQREPDLSRVPEPLHELIAACLRKDPAARPTPGQMLEYLGGPPAAPPPWPAPVLDDIGRQQDQVSALLAALPPVVAPVEPPARPLPEVLAGFGQSALDTGERAMRSGLRRWHAATPRIRSALAGGLAALLLVVGGLAYWATRPASEPAPVTGLTLAQLRQTDACAWLRTAIGDAVPVAPAPLAADTWKLDLSTTWGCYATSNKTSLSLELGTEDMFLTPNQTMVDGVPVIDGSAAGCTRAIASPGAEGPSGIVITLYQPSGVKGCDGIDYVAANIARSLTSAPRAEHQESSLALVEPCALLDRDLVAAKIGELPPAPTVADAHTCQLNGGTQLSLKLVSSSRYTSGSEQVTVSVDGFRLYVDQATSSKAQCTRAYLVPQSEKETVEVSVHGAEGMREDYCAIAAEVLRSVAAKLPHR; the protein is encoded by the coding sequence ATGACGATTCATCCCCGCGGTCCCGGCGAACCGGACACCATCGGCCGCTATCGCGTCATCGGCGCCCTCGACTCCGAAGCGGGATTCCGTTCGCTGCTCGCGGCGGGCCCCGACGATTCCCTCGTCGTCGTGCGGCAGGCCGAGGCCGAACTGCTCGACGAGCCCGAGTTCCGGATCAGGATGCGGCACAGCGCGGTCGCGGCGATGCGGGTCTCGGGCGCCACCAACACCACGGTGATCGATGTCGACGCCGACGCCGACAAGCCCTGGCTCGCCTCGGTATTCGTGCCGGGCGTGCGGCTCGACCGCGCGGTCGCCGAGCACGGCCCGCTGCCGGTGCCCGCCGTCCGCGCGCTCGCCGCGGCGCTGGCCTCGGCACTGCGGACCGTGCACGCCGCCGGCCTGGTGCATCAACGGCTCCGGGCCGACTCGGTGTTGCTGGCGCGTGACAGCGGACGGCTCGGCGAGATCGGCATCACGCCGATCTCGGGCCCGCCGACGACCGGCAGCATGACCGCCCTCGGCACCCCGGACTTCCTCGCCCCCGAGCAGGCGCTCGGCCTGGCGATCACCCCGGCCGCCGACATGTTCGCCCTCGGCTCGGTGCTCGCCTTCGCGGCCTCCGGCAGCGCGCCGTTCACCGCGCCGTCGGTGCCCTACATCCTGTTCAACATCGCCCAGCGCGAGCCCGATCTGAGCCGGGTGCCCGAACCGCTGCACGAGCTGATCGCCGCGTGCCTGCGCAAGGATCCGGCGGCCCGGCCGACACCGGGCCAGATGCTGGAGTACCTCGGTGGCCCGCCCGCCGCGCCGCCGCCGTGGCCTGCGCCGGTGCTCGACGACATCGGCCGTCAGCAGGACCAGGTGTCCGCCCTGCTCGCCGCGTTGCCGCCGGTCGTCGCGCCGGTGGAGCCACCGGCCCGGCCGTTGCCCGAAGTCCTCGCCGGTTTCGGGCAGAGCGCCCTCGACACCGGCGAACGGGCGATGCGATCCGGCCTGCGGCGCTGGCACGCGGCCACCCCGCGGATCCGGAGCGCGCTGGCAGGCGGGCTGGCGGCGCTGCTGCTCGTAGTCGGCGGTCTCGCCTATTGGGCCACCAGACCGGCGAGCGAACCGGCGCCGGTGACCGGCTTGACCCTCGCCCAGCTGCGCCAGACCGACGCGTGCGCCTGGCTCCGCACGGCCATCGGCGACGCCGTCCCGGTCGCGCCCGCCCCGCTCGCCGCCGACACCTGGAAGCTGGACCTGTCCACGACCTGGGGCTGCTATGCCACCTCGAACAAGACCTCGCTGAGCCTGGAACTGGGCACCGAGGACATGTTCCTGACACCGAACCAGACCATGGTCGACGGTGTGCCGGTCATCGACGGCAGTGCGGCCGGCTGCACCAGGGCCATCGCCAGTCCCGGCGCGGAGGGTCCGTCGGGCATCGTCATCACCCTCTATCAACCGAGTGGAGTCAAAGGGTGCGACGGCATCGACTACGTCGCGGCCAATATCGCCCGGTCGCTGACGTCCGCGCCGCGCGCCGAGCACCAGGAGTCGTCCTTGGCGCTGGTCGAGCCGTGTGCCCTGCTCGACCGTGACCTCGTCGCCGCCAAGATCGGCGAGCTGCCGCCCGCGCCGACGGTCGCCGACGCGCACACCTGCCAGCTGAACGGCGGCACGCAGCTCAGCCTGAAACTCGTCAGCAGCAGCAGGTACACCTCGGGCAGCGAGCAGGTGACGGTCTCCGTCGACGGGTTCCGGCTCTACGTCGACCAGGCCACCAGTTCGAAGGCGCAGTGCACCAGGGCCTACCTCGTCCCCCAGTCCGAGAAGGAGACGGTCGAGGTCTCGGTGCACGGCGCCGAGGGCATGCGCGAGGACTACTGCGCGATCGCCGCCGAGGTCCTGCGCTCCGTCGCGGCGAAGCTGCCGCACCGCTGA
- a CDS encoding Gfo/Idh/MocA family protein — translation MDQLGVAVIGYGLAGAVFHAPLIAADPRLRVAAVVTSSAERAERARAEHPGVRVWDSADEVFAAADDVDLAVIATPNRTHAPLALRALAAGLPVVVDKPFAVTSAEAEEVVAAAERAGLPLSVFQNRRWDNDFLTVRALLDAGEFGEVRRFESRFERWRPVTKGGWRELGTAEDGAGILFDLGSHLVDQALTLFGPVTEVYAELDRRRPGVQADDDAFIALTHASGTRSQLWMSAVAPQLGPRLRVLGSTNGYTVHGLDPQEDALRAGRRPGDGEPHWGTVPPDNWGTFGAGDDLRAVPTAPGDYPAFYAGMAAALLDDAPVPVDPRDAVETLRILEYARHVAGPAEP, via the coding sequence ATGGACCAGCTCGGGGTAGCGGTGATCGGGTACGGCCTGGCCGGGGCGGTGTTCCACGCGCCGCTGATCGCCGCCGATCCGCGCTTGCGGGTGGCCGCGGTGGTCACCTCGTCGGCGGAGCGGGCCGAGCGGGCGCGGGCAGAACATCCCGGAGTTCGCGTGTGGGACAGCGCCGACGAGGTGTTCGCCGCGGCCGACGACGTCGACCTGGCGGTGATCGCCACGCCGAACCGCACGCACGCGCCCTTGGCGCTACGGGCGCTGGCGGCCGGGCTGCCGGTGGTGGTGGACAAACCGTTCGCGGTGACGTCGGCCGAGGCCGAGGAGGTCGTCGCGGCCGCCGAGCGGGCGGGTCTGCCATTGAGCGTGTTCCAGAATCGTCGCTGGGACAACGACTTCCTGACCGTGCGCGCGCTGCTGGACGCGGGGGAATTCGGCGAGGTGCGGCGCTTCGAGTCCCGGTTCGAACGCTGGCGTCCGGTCACCAAGGGCGGCTGGCGTGAGCTGGGGACCGCCGAGGACGGCGCGGGCATCCTGTTCGACCTGGGCAGTCACCTCGTGGACCAGGCGCTGACCCTGTTCGGCCCGGTCACCGAGGTCTACGCCGAACTCGACCGGCGCCGCCCCGGCGTCCAGGCCGACGACGACGCGTTCATCGCCCTCACCCACGCCTCCGGCACCCGCTCCCAGCTCTGGATGAGCGCCGTCGCACCACAATTGGGCCCCCGGCTGCGCGTGCTCGGCTCCACCAACGGCTACACCGTGCACGGCCTGGACCCCCAGGAAGACGCCCTGCGCGCGGGCCGCCGCCCCGGCGACGGCGAACCGCACTGGGGCACTGTCCCACCCGACAACTGGGGCACCTTCGGCGCGGGCGACGACCTGCGCGCCGTCCCCACCGCCCCCGGCGACTACCCGGCCTTCTACGCCGGCATGGCCGCCGCCCTCCTGGACGACGCCCCGGTCCCCGTCGACCCTCGCGACGCCGTGGAGACCCTGCGCATCCTGGAGTACGCCCGCCACGTGGCGGGCCCGGCCGAGCCCTGA